The nucleotide sequence GACCGGCAAGTCCGCGCTGGCCGTCGACGTGGCGCTGGAACTGGGCCGCCGCGGCCGGCGGGCTGAGGTCGTCAACGCCGATTCGATGCTCGTCTACCGGGGCATGGACATCGGCACGGCCAAGCCGACGCCGGAGGAGCGGCGAGGGGTTCCGCACCATCTGATCGACATCCTCGAGGTCACGGAGCTGGCCTCCGTCGCCGACTTCCAGACGCTCGCCCGCGACACCATCGCCCGGCTGCGGGCCGACGGCGTGGTGCCGATCCTCGTCGGCGGATCCGCGCTCTACACCCGCGCGATCACCGACCACTTCGACTTCCCGGGTTCGGACCCCGGGGTGCGCGCCCGCCTCGAGGATGAGTTGGACCGCGTCGGTGCCCCGGCGCTGCACGCGCGCCTCGCCGAGGTGGCGCCGGACTCCGCCGCCCAGATCGAGCCCGGCAACGGGCGCCGAACCGTGCGGGCGCTGGAGGTGCTCGAGTTGACCGGTGGCCACCGACCCACCGTTCCCGACTGGACCTACGAGTTGGACGACGTGCATATCTTCGGCCTGGCCCTCGAACGGGCCGAGCTGGACCGCAGGATCGAGGCGCGCGTCGAGCAGATGTTCGCCGACGGCCTCGTCGACGAGGTGCGAGGCCTGCTGGATCGAGGCCTGCGCGACGGCACGACCGCCGTGCGCGCCATCGGCTACCGCCTGGTCGTCGACCTGCTCGACGGGCAGCTGACGCGCGAGGAGGCGATCGTGCGGATCCAGGCGCTCACCCGGCGCTTCTTCCGCAAACAGCTGGGCTGGTACCGCCGGGATCCCCGCATCCAGTGGCTGGACGCCGGCGACCCCGGCAACGTCGAGGTGGTGGCCGCCGTCGTAGACTCGGAAGCCGAGACGAGGTGACTGACATGCGCAGATACAGCTTCCACAAGGGACACGGCACCGAGAACGACTTCATCATCCTCGACGACTCCTACGGCCTGCACGACATGCAACCGGAGCTCATCGCCCACCTGTGTGATCGACGCGCCGGTGTCGGGGCCGACGGCGTGCTTCGCGTCATCCGCGCCGGCCAGATCGGCTGCTGGGACGGCGACCCTCAGCTGTGGTTCATGGACTACTACAACGCCGACGGCTCCATCGCGGAAATGTGCGGCAACGGGCTGCGGGTCTTCGCGCGGCACCTCATCAACGAGCAACTGGTGACAAGCGGATCCTTCGACGTCGCGACCCGGGCCGGGGTCAAGCATGTCGAGATCGGCCACCAGGGCCTCATCAGCGTCGGCGTCGGGCGCGTGACGCTCCTCGACGAGCCCGTCCAGGTCACCGCGGACGGTCGCACCTGGAATGCCAGGAAGGTCAGCGTCGGCAACCCGCACGCCGTCGCCTTCGTCGACGACGGGGTCCTCGACGACCTGCCCCTCCACGAGGCACCCGCCTGGGAGCCGGCCTCCGCCTTTCCCGACGGCGTCAACGTCGAATTCGTGCACGTCGACGGGCCGGGCCGGCTCGGCATGCGCGTGTACGAGCGCGGCGTCGGCGAGACCCGGAGCTGCGGCACCGGGGTCGTGGCGTCCGCCGCCGCCTACCGGGCCGCAAGCGGACACGAGGGACCGGTCCAGGTGCACGTGCCCGGGGGAGACCTCGAGGTCACATTCGACGGCGACGAGGCCACCCTCACCGGGCCCGCCGTGATCATCGGCCGCGGAGAACTCTGGCTCTGAGCTTTGACTCGTCGGTGCTGCCTGGGAGAATGGGCGGATCATGACTCATGACCCCGATGTACACGTCGACACAGACGTTGAAGAAGAACAGCTCGATCTCGAGGCCCGTCACTCGCTGAAGCGCGTGGACGGCCTGCGGACCGAGCTCGAGGACGTCACCGAGGTCGAGTACCGCCAGCTGCGCCTCGAGCGTGTCGTGCTCGTCAGCGTGTGGACCAGCGGGACGCAGGAGGATGCCGACAACGCGATGGCCGAGCTGAAGCTGCTCGCCGAGACCGCGGGCTCCGAGGTGCTCGATGCCCTCGTCCAGCGCCGCAGCCACCCGGACCCCGCCACCTATGTCGGCCGCGGCAAGGTCGAGGAGGTCGCCGAGGTGGTGCACGCGACCGGCGCCGACACGGTGATCTGCGACGGCGAGCTCGAGCCTGCCCAGCTGAGGAACCTGGAGGACCGGATCAAGGTCAAGGTGGTCGACCGCACCGCCCTGATCCTCGACATCTTCGCCCAGCACGCCAAGAGCGCCGAGGGCAAGGCCCAGGTGGAACTGGCGCAGCTGCAGTACCTCAAGCAGCGGCTCCGCGGCTGGGGCGGCAACCTGTCCCGGCAGGCCGGCGGCCGTGCCGCCGGCGGCGCCGGCATCGGCGGCCGCGGACCCGGTGAGACGAAGATCGAGACGGACCGCAGGCGCATCGGATCGCGCATCGCCATCCTGCGGCGGCGCCTGCGCGCCATGGACGCCACGCGCGAGGGCAAGCGCGCCGAGCGCCACCGCAACCAGGTGCCGTCCGTCGCGATCGTCGGGTACACCAACGCGGGCAAGTCGTCGCTGCTGAACCGGCTCACGGGTGCCGGGGTGCTGGTCGAGAACGCGCTGTTCGCGACCCTGGACCCCACGACGCGGCGCACGGAGACGGCCGACGGCCGCATCTACACGCTCACCGACACCGTCGGCTTCGTCCGCCACCTGCCACACGACCTGGTCGAGGCCTTCCGCTCGACGCTGGAGGAGTCGGCCATGGCCGACCTGCTGGTGCACGTGGTCGACGCCTCCGACCCCGACCCGGCCGGCCAGATCGCGGCCGTCCGGACCGTCCTGACGGAGATCGGCGCCTCCAGCGTCCCCGAGCTGCTCGTGCTCAACAAGGCGGACCTGGCCGACGAGGGGACGCTGCTCGCATTGCGCGGCTCCTTCCCGGGCGCGCTGATCGTCTCGGCGCAGACGGGCGAGGGCATCGACGCGCTGTCGGCGGAGATCGACGAACGGCTGCCCCGCCCGGAGGTCGAGCTGCGCGTGCTGCTGCCCTATGACCGCGGCGACCTGGTGGACCGCATCCACAGGACCGCGCGGATCGTCTCCCTGGAGCACACCGGCGAGGGCACCCAGATCCACGCCCGCGTCCGCCCCGACCTCGCCGACGAGCTCGCCCCCTACCGACGTGACTGACCCCGGCGCGATCCTCGCGGCCGCCGTCGGCACCATCGGGGGCCAGGCGCGCCCCGGGCAGCAGCTGATGGCCGACGCGGTGGCCGAGGCCATCGTCGACGGCACCCACCTCCTCGTGCAGGCAGGCACGGGCACGGGCAAGTCGCTGGGCTACCTCGCCCCCGCACTCGCCCGGATCATCGACTCGGGCGACCGGGACCGCGTCGTCGTCGCCACCGCGACCCTCGCCCTGCAGGCCCAGCTGGCCACCAAGGACATCCCCACGGCGCTCGACGCCGCGCAGGCCGTCACGGGGAAGAGGCCGAAGGCCGCCATCCTCAAGGGCCGCACCAACTACGCGTGCCTCTACAAGGTGCGCGGGGGCGGCCCGCTCGAGCAGGACTCGCTGCTCGGAGCCGAGTCCCTGGTCGAGGCCGCCGCCTCCGGCCGGGGCGACGACGTCGGACGGTTCGGCGCCGAGGTGCTCGCCCTGCGCGAGTGGGTCGAGGAGGAGGCCCAGCGCGAGGGGCTCGCCGACCGCGACGACGCGCCGTCGCACACGGCACGGGGCTGGGCGCAGGTGTCCATCCCCACGCGAGAATGCCTCGGCGTGGCCAGCTGCCCGTTCGGCAACGAGTGCTTCGTCGAGCGGTCCCGCGAGCAGGCCCGTGACGCCAGCCTCGTCATCACCAACCACGCGCTGCTCGCCATCAACGCCATGCACGGCGGCACCGTGCTGCCCGAGCACGCCGCGCTGATCGTCGACGAGGCGCACGAGCTCGTCAGCCGCATCACCACCGCCGCGACCGACGAACTGACGCCCGGACTGGTCGAGCGGACGGCGCGCCGCTGCCTGGCCTGGCTCGACGACGATCTCGGTGCGGACTTCCTGACGCAGGCCGACGACATCCGCGAGGCCCTCGACGAGTCTGAGGCCGGCCGGGTGACGGCCACGTCCGCGCCGCTCGTGCGCGCCGCCGAGGCGCTGCGCGACGTCGCACGCAGGGTTGTCAGCGCGCTCGGGAAGGGCGACGGCGACAAGAGTGCCCCCGACCCCGACCGGCAGCAGGCCGCCTCCGCAGCGCAGGAGGTCTTCGACGTCGCCGAACGCATCGCCAAGCTGGCCGACGTGGACGTCGTGTGGGTCTCCCACTCCGAGATCGTCGGGGCCGCCGCGTATGTCGCGCCGCTGAACGTCGCCGGGCTGCTGCGTGAGCAGGTGTTCGCCGAGACGCCGACGGTGCTGACGTCCGCCACCCTGTCGCTCGGCGGGTCCTTCGAGCCTGCTGCCGCAAGCGTCGGACTGAGGGCCGCGGACCGCGTGGCGGCCGGGGCCGAGGCACCCGACCCGCTCGCCTGGCGCGGGCTGGACGTCGGCTCGCCGTTCGACTACCGGCGCCAGGGCATCCTGTACGTGGCGAGGAAGGGCCCCGAGCCCGGCCGCGACGGGCTGCGGGAGGAGACGCTCAGGGAGATCGCCCAGCTCATGTGGGCCGCCGGCGGGCGCACGCTCGGGCTGTTCGCGTCGCGGCGCGCGGCCGAGCAGGCTGCCGAGTGGTGCCGCCGTGAGCTGCCGGACCTGACGATCCTGTGCCAGGGCGACGCGCAGCTCTCGGAGCTGACCGCGCGCTTCGCGGCGGAGCAGGACACGAGCCTGTTCGGCACCATGTCGCTGTGGCAGGGGGTTGACGTGCCGGGGGAGACGTGCCAGCTCGTCATCATCGACAAGATCCCGTTCCCACGCCCCGACGACCCGCTCATGCAGGCCAGGAAGAGGGCGGTCGACGACGCGGGCGGCAACGGCTTCATGTCGGTCGCCGCGACGCACGCCGCCCTGCTGTTCGCGCAGGGCACCGGGCGCCTGATCCGACGCTCGACGGACCGAGGCGTCGTCGCGGTGCTGGATCCGCGGCTGGTCACCAAGCGCTACGGGTCGTTCCTGAAGTCGTCCCTGCCCGACTTCTGGCTGACCACCGACGGCGACGTCGCCGTCCAGGCGTTGCGCAGGCTCCGCGGCGAGGAGTAGCGCTCAGAGTCGGCGCATGACGGCGACGACCTTGCCCATGATGCTGGCGTGCGTGCCGTCGATGGGGGAGTAGTCGGGGTTGTGCGGCAGCAGCCACACGTGCCCGTCTTTGCGCTGGAACGTCTTGACGGTGGCCTCGTCGTCGAGGAGCGCGGCGACGATGTCTCCGTTGACGGCGTCGCTCTGCTGCCGGACCACGACCCAGTCCCCGTCGCAGATGGCGGCGTCGATCATCGAGTCGCCCCGGACCTCGAGCATGAAGACCGTGCCCTCTCCGACCAGCTGCTTCGGCAGCGCGAAGACGTCCTCGATCTCCTGCTCGGCGAGGATCGGCCCGCCGGCGGCGATGCGGCCGACCAGCGGTGTGGGGACCGACGGGGCCGTCGAGTCGTAGGACTGCTCCGGCGTCAGGGCTGCTCCCAGCCCCGGGGCGGGCGTCTCGACGCCGGTCTCGTCGTCGGGCAGCTTCACGACCATCGCGCGGGGGCGGTTGGGGTCGCGACGCAGGAAGCCCTTGTCCTCGAGGACCTTCAGCTGGTGGCTGACGGACGAGGTGGACGCCATGCCTGCGCGCTTGGCGATCTCGCGGATGCTCGGCGGGTAGCCGACGGCCTCGATGGATTCGCGGATGACGCGCAGGATCGCGACCTGGCGCATCGTCAGCCCGTGTCGGTTCTCCGGGCCGTCGGGAAGCTCGGAGATGTCTCCGAGCTGGGTCCTCAGCTGGGCGTTACTCGGGCGTCCTCGGCGGGGGTTCGTGTCAGCCATGTACAGATGTTAGCCCCGCTCGGAACAGGTGTTCGATAAGACGCGCCGTGTCGTCGGATCAGAAACTGTCGGTGGCCCCTGTTTGAGTGATCCGTGTCGCAGCAGCGACACGCCGGAGAAGAAACTTCGAACAGCTGTTCCAATGTGGCCTCCGGCGGGTTATAGTTTGATTCGAACAGACGTTCTAGGCTTCACGAAGGGAGAGGTCCCATGACCGCTTCGACCACCACCTCGTTCACGGTTGTCGGCACCGGCGACCGTCGCCGCGTCGTCACCCCGGCCGGCCGGCCCGACCTCCGCCTGCCCCGCGCCCACGCGCCGCGCCCCGTCGCCCCTGGTCGCGTCGGCTCCGTGTCCTCCTGTGTTGCGCCCCGTGTCGAGGCGCCCGCCCCGTCGACCCTGTGGCTCAAGATCAAGGTGGCCGCCGTCGGCGCGCTGGCCATCGCCGGCGTGGCCGCCTCGGCGTCCTCGTTCATCGCCATGGCCCAGCCTGATCCGGCCACCGGGTATGTGGCCGGAGACCCCGCCTGGGCGCACGTCACGCAGCCCTGACGTGGCCGTGACGACCCGCTCGGCGGGTTGTCCACCGGCCCCTCCTGGCGTAGGATCACAACATCTAGTGGCCATGACGCGCTTTGACCCCATAACTTGTGTTATTTCGTCGAGTGTGCCTGCCCGTGACCTACGACGACTGGACCGCACATGCACTGCCCGTTCTGCCGGCACGCCGACACCAAGGTGTCGGACTCCCGTGCGACGGAGGATGGCTCCGCCATCCGCCGCCGGCGGGTATGCCCGGCGTGCGGGCGGAAGTTCACCACGGTCGAGCAGATCGTGCTCACGGTCGTGAAGCGGTCGGGCGTCGTCGAGCCGTTCAGCAGGGACAAGGTCATCCGCGGGGTGTCCAAGGCGTGCAAGGGCAGGCCGGTCTCGGCGGCGCAGCTCGCCTCGCTCGCGCAGCGGGTGGAGGAGTCGCTGAGGGCCTCCGGGCAGGCCGAGATCCCAGCCGAGAGTATCGGCGTGGCCATCCTCGGTCCGCTCGAGGAACTCGACGCCGTCGCCTACCTCCGGTTCGCCAGCGTCTACCGCAACTACGAGTCGGTCGACGACTTCCAGCGCGAGATCGACGCCATCCGACTCGGCCAGGACGGGGCCCAGCCGCGGCTCGAGGCCACGCCTCCCGGGCTCGCGCAGGAACCGCTCATCAGCTGAGCTCCTGCCAATCAGCCATTCAGATCAACGAGTTTCGACACCAAGGGGTACATCATGACCGCGACCGCAGCGCGCTCCAACCGCCGCAAGTCCGACACCGGGTCCAAGGGACTCGCGATCTCCCGCGTCTTCACCACAAAGGGGGTGCACCCCTACGACGAGGTGGAGTGGGAGCGCCGCGATGTGGTGCAGACGAACTGGAAGACCGGTGAGACGGTCTTCGAGCAGAAGGGCGTGGAGTTCCCGTCCTTCTGGAGCGTCAACGCCTCCACGATCGTCACGACAAAGTACTTCCGCGGCGCGCTCGGCACGGCGCAGCGGGAGGACTCGCTGAAGACGCTGATCGACCGGGTCGTCAAGACCTACACCAAGGCCGGCGTCGAGTACGGCTACTTCGGCACCGACGCCGATGCCGAGATCTTCGAGCACGAGCTCACGTGGATGCTGCTCAACCAGTACTTCTCGTTCAACTCCCCGGTCTGGTTCAACGTCGGCACCCCGGCCCCGCAGCAGGTCAGCGCCTGCTTCATCCTGTCGGTCGACGACTCGATGGAGTCCATCCTCAACTGGTACAAGGAGGAGGGCTTCATCTTCAAGGGGGGCTCGGGCGCCGGCCTGAACCTGTCGCGGATCCGCTCGTCCAAGGAGCTGCTGAGCTCGGGCGGCAACGCCTCCGGGCCCGTCTCCTTCATGCGTGGCGCCGACGCCTCGGCCGGCACCATCAAGTCCGGCGGCGCTACGCGCCGCGCCGCGAAGATGGTCGTCCTGGACGTCGACCACCCCGACATCGAGGAGTTCGTCGAGACCAAGGCGCGCGAGGAGGACAAGATCCGCGCGCTGCGCGACGCCGGCTTCGACATGGATCTCGGCGGCAGGGACATCACGAGCGTCCAGTACCAGAACGCCAACAACTCGGTGCGCGTCAGCGACGAGTTCATGAACGCGGTCGTCGACGGCACGCCGTTCGGCCTGCGCGCCCGCATGGACGGCTCGGTCATCGAGGAGGTCGACGCCCGCAACCTCTTCCACAAGATCGCGAAGGCCGCCTGGGAGTGCGCCGACCCCGGCCTGCAGTACGACGACACCATCAACGCGTGGCACACCAACCCCGCCACCGGCCGCATCACCGCGTCGAACCCCTGCTCCGAGTACATGAGCCTCGACAACTCGTCGTGCAACCTCGCCTCGCTGAACCTGCTGAAGTTCCTGGGCGACGACGGCGCGTTCGACGCCGAGCTGTTCGTCAAGGCCGTCGAGCTCATCATCACGGCCATGGACATCTCGATCTGTTTCGCGGACTTCCCGACCGAGTCGATCGGCGAGACCACACGCAACTTCCGCCAGCTCGGCATCGGGTACGCCAACCTCGGCGCGCTGCTGATGGCGATGGGCAAGGGCTACGACTCCGAGGGTGGCCATTCGACGGCCGCGGCCATCACCTCGATCATGACGGGCGCCTCCTACCGCCGCAGCGCCGAGCTCGCCGAGGTCGTCGGCCCCTACAACGGGTACCCGGCCAACGCGGAGGGCCACCAGCGGGTGATGCGCAAGCATCAGGCCGCCAACGACGACCTGCGCGTGCTGACCGACGACCGCGCGCTGCACGCCGTCGCCACCCGTGAGTGGGACAAGGTGGTCAGCCTCGGAGCGAAGAACGGCTTCCGCAACGCGCAGGCCTCCGTCCT is from Tessaracoccus palaemonis and encodes:
- the miaA gene encoding tRNA (adenosine(37)-N6)-dimethylallyltransferase MiaA, with the protein product MGTPLIVLVGPTATGKSALAVDVALELGRRGRRAEVVNADSMLVYRGMDIGTAKPTPEERRGVPHHLIDILEVTELASVADFQTLARDTIARLRADGVVPILVGGSALYTRAITDHFDFPGSDPGVRARLEDELDRVGAPALHARLAEVAPDSAAQIEPGNGRRTVRALEVLELTGGHRPTVPDWTYELDDVHIFGLALERAELDRRIEARVEQMFADGLVDEVRGLLDRGLRDGTTAVRAIGYRLVVDLLDGQLTREEAIVRIQALTRRFFRKQLGWYRRDPRIQWLDAGDPGNVEVVAAVVDSEAETR
- the dapF gene encoding diaminopimelate epimerase: MRRYSFHKGHGTENDFIILDDSYGLHDMQPELIAHLCDRRAGVGADGVLRVIRAGQIGCWDGDPQLWFMDYYNADGSIAEMCGNGLRVFARHLINEQLVTSGSFDVATRAGVKHVEIGHQGLISVGVGRVTLLDEPVQVTADGRTWNARKVSVGNPHAVAFVDDGVLDDLPLHEAPAWEPASAFPDGVNVEFVHVDGPGRLGMRVYERGVGETRSCGTGVVASAAAYRAASGHEGPVQVHVPGGDLEVTFDGDEATLTGPAVIIGRGELWL
- the hflX gene encoding GTPase HflX, whose translation is MTHDPDVHVDTDVEEEQLDLEARHSLKRVDGLRTELEDVTEVEYRQLRLERVVLVSVWTSGTQEDADNAMAELKLLAETAGSEVLDALVQRRSHPDPATYVGRGKVEEVAEVVHATGADTVICDGELEPAQLRNLEDRIKVKVVDRTALILDIFAQHAKSAEGKAQVELAQLQYLKQRLRGWGGNLSRQAGGRAAGGAGIGGRGPGETKIETDRRRIGSRIAILRRRLRAMDATREGKRAERHRNQVPSVAIVGYTNAGKSSLLNRLTGAGVLVENALFATLDPTTRRTETADGRIYTLTDTVGFVRHLPHDLVEAFRSTLEESAMADLLVHVVDASDPDPAGQIAAVRTVLTEIGASSVPELLVLNKADLADEGTLLALRGSFPGALIVSAQTGEGIDALSAEIDERLPRPEVELRVLLPYDRGDLVDRIHRTARIVSLEHTGEGTQIHARVRPDLADELAPYRRD
- a CDS encoding ATP-dependent DNA helicase — translated: MTDPGAILAAAVGTIGGQARPGQQLMADAVAEAIVDGTHLLVQAGTGTGKSLGYLAPALARIIDSGDRDRVVVATATLALQAQLATKDIPTALDAAQAVTGKRPKAAILKGRTNYACLYKVRGGGPLEQDSLLGAESLVEAAASGRGDDVGRFGAEVLALREWVEEEAQREGLADRDDAPSHTARGWAQVSIPTRECLGVASCPFGNECFVERSREQARDASLVITNHALLAINAMHGGTVLPEHAALIVDEAHELVSRITTAATDELTPGLVERTARRCLAWLDDDLGADFLTQADDIREALDESEAGRVTATSAPLVRAAEALRDVARRVVSALGKGDGDKSAPDPDRQQAASAAQEVFDVAERIAKLADVDVVWVSHSEIVGAAAYVAPLNVAGLLREQVFAETPTVLTSATLSLGGSFEPAAASVGLRAADRVAAGAEAPDPLAWRGLDVGSPFDYRRQGILYVARKGPEPGRDGLREETLREIAQLMWAAGGRTLGLFASRRAAEQAAEWCRRELPDLTILCQGDAQLSELTARFAAEQDTSLFGTMSLWQGVDVPGETCQLVIIDKIPFPRPDDPLMQARKRAVDDAGGNGFMSVAATHAALLFAQGTGRLIRRSTDRGVVAVLDPRLVTKRYGSFLKSSLPDFWLTTDGDVAVQALRRLRGEE
- the lexA gene encoding transcriptional repressor LexA gives rise to the protein MADTNPRRGRPSNAQLRTQLGDISELPDGPENRHGLTMRQVAILRVIRESIEAVGYPPSIREIAKRAGMASTSSVSHQLKVLEDKGFLRRDPNRPRAMVVKLPDDETGVETPAPGLGAALTPEQSYDSTAPSVPTPLVGRIAAGGPILAEQEIEDVFALPKQLVGEGTVFMLEVRGDSMIDAAICDGDWVVVRQQSDAVNGDIVAALLDDEATVKTFQRKDGHVWLLPHNPDYSPIDGTHASIMGKVVAVMRRL
- the nrdR gene encoding transcriptional regulator NrdR, with protein sequence MHCPFCRHADTKVSDSRATEDGSAIRRRRVCPACGRKFTTVEQIVLTVVKRSGVVEPFSRDKVIRGVSKACKGRPVSAAQLASLAQRVEESLRASGQAEIPAESIGVAILGPLEELDAVAYLRFASVYRNYESVDDFQREIDAIRLGQDGAQPRLEATPPGLAQEPLIS
- a CDS encoding vitamin B12-dependent ribonucleotide reductase, which translates into the protein MTATAARSNRRKSDTGSKGLAISRVFTTKGVHPYDEVEWERRDVVQTNWKTGETVFEQKGVEFPSFWSVNASTIVTTKYFRGALGTAQREDSLKTLIDRVVKTYTKAGVEYGYFGTDADAEIFEHELTWMLLNQYFSFNSPVWFNVGTPAPQQVSACFILSVDDSMESILNWYKEEGFIFKGGSGAGLNLSRIRSSKELLSSGGNASGPVSFMRGADASAGTIKSGGATRRAAKMVVLDVDHPDIEEFVETKAREEDKIRALRDAGFDMDLGGRDITSVQYQNANNSVRVSDEFMNAVVDGTPFGLRARMDGSVIEEVDARNLFHKIAKAAWECADPGLQYDDTINAWHTNPATGRITASNPCSEYMSLDNSSCNLASLNLLKFLGDDGAFDAELFVKAVELIITAMDISICFADFPTESIGETTRNFRQLGIGYANLGALLMAMGKGYDSEGGHSTAAAITSIMTGASYRRSAELAEVVGPYNGYPANAEGHQRVMRKHQAANDDLRVLTDDRALHAVATREWDKVVSLGAKNGFRNAQASVLAPTGTIGFMMDCDTTGVEPDFSLVKFKKLVGGGSMQIVNQTIPRALKRLGYKSEDVDAIVEFISEHGHVVGAPGLAAEHYEVFDTAMGQRAIRPMGHVRMMAAVQPFLSGAISKTVNLPESATIEDIENVYLEGWKLGLKALAVYRDNCKVGQPLSDGKKKPAGKGEAEVVEKVVEKIVYRPKRERLPKSRAGRTTSFSVSGAEGYMTSGAYADGRLGEVFLKLGKQGSTLAGVMDAFSIAVSIGLQYGVPLESFVQKFTNLKFEPAGMTDDPDIRIAQSFMDYIFRRLALDYLSFDDRAELGIYTAGERARYVETGSYLSEEDEAEMPEAEQLRNDAGDDFNVDGARQPSLLDAHTTAELMEAMGVAEVDAPLCMTCGTKMRPSGSCYVCEGCGSTSGCS